A single region of the Mugil cephalus isolate CIBA_MC_2020 chromosome 4, CIBA_Mcephalus_1.1, whole genome shotgun sequence genome encodes:
- the LOC125006792 gene encoding inositol hexakisphosphate kinase 2-like, translated as MSPAVEAQAQEAMDAEEKQKQQLQNQLQHQQCYMDKGVMLEPFVHQVGGHSCVLRFGEQTICKPLIPREHQFYKSLPAAMRKFTPQYRGVVSVSFEEDEEGNLCLIAYPLHSDPAADLENKDPSADCEAKSKVLTWGKMMASSLLVDSEHYSKDGRSRHFRKDKDKSVHKLQEDMELEWLQQAEVLYYRLDHSHSNAVPQLKHNPWSLKCHQQHLQRMKENAKHRNQYKFILLENLTWRHTVPCVLDLKMGTRQHGDDATEEKKAMQIRKCQQSTSATIGVRLCGMQVYQSDTDQLMFMNKYHGRKLTLPDFKEALFQFFHSGLRLRRELLSPVLSRLREMQAALEACESYRFYSSSLLIIYDGAPHRKHTRRRTEGGLSEEEEDEEEEEEDEDEDEEAGPEMEEEEEEEEVGEVAGALGFPHNPSTSSDASSSCSSSSSSSSGSSGISQTRLSRSDPHSPMVDVRMIDFAHTTCRHYREDSVVHEGQDSGYIFGLQNLITIISELENHSTD; from the exons ATGAGTCCGGCTGTCGAGGCTCAGGCCCAGGAGGCCATGGATGCAGAGgaaaagcaaaagcagcagctgcaaaATCAGCTGCAGCACCAGCAGTGCTACATGGATAAAGGGGTGATGCTTGAGCCCTTCGTGCACCAGGTGGGGGGGCATTCCTGCGTCCTGCGCTTCGGGGAGCAGACCATCTGCAAGCCCCTGATCCCCCGCGAACACCAGTTCTACAAGAGTCTTCCTGCTGCAATGAGGAAATTCACCCCCCAGTACAGAG GTGTGGTGTCTGTGAGCTtcgaggaggatgaagaagggAATCTTTGCCTCATCGCCTACCCCCTACACAGCGACCCCGCGGCAGATTTAGAGAACAAGGACCCCTCGGCCGACTGCGAGGCCAAGAGCAAGGTGCTGACGTGGGGGAAAATGATGGCGTCCTCGCTGCTTGTGGACAGCGAACATTACAGCAAAGACGGCCGAAGCCGCCATTTCCGTAAAGACAAGGACAAGAG TGTTCACAAGCTGCAGGAGGACATGGAGCTGGAGTGGCTGCAGCAGGCCGAGGTGCTCTATTACAGACTGGATCACAGTCACAGCAACGCCGTCCCGCAGCTGAAACACAACCCATGGAGCCTCAAGTGTCACCAGCAGCACCtgcagaggatgaaggagaacGCCAAGCACCGCAATCAGTACA AATTCATTCTGCTTGAAAACCTGACCTGGCGACACACCGTGCCATGtgtgctggacctgaagatgggCACGCGACAGCATGGAGACGATGCCACCGAGGAGAAGAAGGCCATGCAGATCCGCAAGTGCCAGCAGAGCACGTCAGCTACGATAGGAGTGCGCCTCTGCGGCATGCAG GTCTACCAGTCTGACACCGACCAGCTGATGTTCATGAACAAGTACCACGGCCGCAAGCTGACCCTGCCGGACTTCAAGGAGGCTTTGTTCCAGTTCTTCCACAGCGGGCTTCGTCTGAGACGTGAACTCCTTTCCCCGGTGCTGAGCAGACTCCGAGAGATGCAGGCCGCCCTGGAAGCCTGCGAATCCTACCGCTTTTACTCCAGTTCCCTGCTCATCATCTACGACGGGGCGCCGCACAGAAAGCACACACGAAGACGCACTGAGGGTGGActctctgaagaagaagaagatgaggaggaggaggaggaggatgaggacgaggacgaggaagCCGGACCAgaaatggaagaggaggaggaggaggaggaggtgggcgAAGTCGCGGGAGCGCTCGGCTTCCCACACAATCCCTCCACATCCAGCGAcgccagcagcagctgctccagcagcagcagcagcagcagcgggagcTCAGGTATCAGCCAGACCCGCCTGTCCCGCTCAGACCCCCACAGCCCCATGGTGGACGTGAGAATGATAGACTTTGCTCACACCACCTGCAGACATTACCGGGAGGACAGCGTCGTCCACGAGGGCCAGGACAGTGGCTACATATTTGGCCTTCAGAACCTGATCACCATCATCTCCGAGCTGGAGAACCACAGCACAGACTGA
- the LOC125006133 gene encoding G-protein coupled receptor 22-like translates to METGSYTSGPATTDWVGTAGGLEGMDILQDQEGGVSPGGPASWHLPHSLGFQVSLTAFLMLELVLGFSSNLTVLVLYCSQSNLVDSVSNMVTVNLHVLDVVVCVLCVPLTLVVVLLPPGPNLALLCCFHEACVTFASIATAVNILVISLDRYDISVRPANRLLTTRRATLLLAAVWVTSVAVFFIPFLEVQWSSEEEEEEETGQVTPLSLSSYGAGATVVPARRNRTFLCLGGHGYHTGMSVYYHLILQIPIFFTTVAVMLFTYSRILRALNIRIGSHMKKNQRFRGPSCKGHHKRQKNGKADLKMNDGREVAGEQCTIDGTKQLSHPPLIPSLSPTPTATSPPAMSSSAPLVASDIGAATPVPATMGVQASVSAIIALRRAVRRHRDRRERQRRVFKMSLIIITTFLGCWAPLSVTNVLILGIGPSDVLVSLRLWFLALAYGTTVSHPLLYAFTRQKLRRALRAKVKKRVVSLLQVDPSPGGTVIHNSWVEKRKTSRQVRLEASDGTDRCLAEAL, encoded by the coding sequence ATGGAGACTGGCAGCTACACCTCGGGCCCGGCCACCACCGACTGGGTCGGGACGGCGGGCGGCCTGGAGGGAATGGACATCCTTCAGGACCAGGAGGGAGGGGTTTCCCCCGGCGGCCCGGCGTCCTGGCACCTGCCGCACTCGCTGGGCTTCCAGGTGTCGCTCACCGCCTTCCTCATGCTGGAGCTGGTGTTGGGTTTCAGCAGCAACCTGACTGTGCTGGTGCTCTACTGCTCTCAGTCCAACTTGGTCGACTCCGTCAGCAACATGGTGACCGTCAACCTGCACGTGCTGGACGTGGTGGTGTGCGTGCTGTGCGTGCCCCTCACGCTGGTGGTGGTGCTCCTGCCCCCGGGGCCGAACCTGGCCCTGCTGTGCTGCTTCCACGAGGCCTGCGTCACCTTCGCCAGCATCGCCACGGCCGTCAACATCCTGGTTATCAGCCTGGACCGGTATGACATCTCGGTGCGGCCGGCCAACAGGCTGCTGACGACGCGCAGAGCGACGCTGCTCCTGGCCGCCGTCTGGGTCACGTCGGTCGCCGTGTTTTTCATCCCGTTCTTGGAGGTGCAGTGGtccagtgaagaagaagaagaggaggaaacggGGCAGGTGACACCCTTGTCTCTGTCCTCGTATGGCGCCGGCGCCACTGTGGTGCCGGCGCGGCGCAACCGGACCTTCCTGTGTCTTGGCGGTCACGGCTATCACACGGGCATGAGTGTGTATTACCACCTTATCCTCCAGATACCCATCTTCTTCACCACGGTGGCAGTCATGCTGTTCACCTACTCCAGAATACTGAGAGCTTTAAACATCCGCATTGGCTCCCACATGAAAAAGAATCAGCGGTTTAGGGGCCCCTCCTGCAAGGGGCaccacaaaagacagaaaaacggGAAAGCGGACCTTAAAATGAACGACGGCAGGGAGGTAGCGGGGGAGCAGTGCACCATCGACGGGACCAAGCAGCTCAGCCATCCTCCCCTCATCCCTTCCCTGTCTCCGACCCCAACAGCTACCTCCCCCCCTGCCATGTCCTCTTCCGCTCCGCTCGTCGCCTCTGACATAGGCGCCGCCACCCCCGTGCCGGCGACCATGGGCGTCCAGGCCTCCGTGTCGGCCATCATCGCGCTGCGGCGCGCCGTGCGACGACACCGGGATCGGCGAGAGCGCCAGAGGCGGGTGTTCAAGATGTCCCTCATTATAATCACAACCTTTCTGGGCTGCTGGGCCCCCCTCTCCGTGACCAACGTGCTCATCCTGGGCATCGGCCCCAGCGACGTCCTGGTCAGCCTGCGCCTCTGGTTCCTCGCCCTGGCGTACGGCACCACGGTCTCCCACCCGCTCCTCTACGCCTTCACCAGACAGAAGCTACGCCGCGCCCTCCGCGCCAAGGTCAAGAAGAGGGTGGTGTCCCTGCTCCAAGTCGACCCTTCGCCGGGGGGCACGGTGATACACAACTCCTGGgtggagaagagaaaaaccAGCCGGCAGGTGCGGCTGGAAGCGAGCGATGGTACTGACCGCTGCCTGGCAGAGGCCCTGTGA